From Nicotiana tabacum cultivar K326 chromosome 15, ASM71507v2, whole genome shotgun sequence, the proteins below share one genomic window:
- the LOC142169850 gene encoding uncharacterized protein LOC142169850, with translation MQVRRGQGYKEKKPFMKCDYCKMNGHLKENCYKLIGYPIDFNAKRKVVANCATGNAGHEEHAHMAGGRAHNDGPAGGHFFTENQYRQILDMLNKDITVPQVNMAGITNALMTDKPSKEWIVNSGATHHIAASLDILHSKTELKTGRDQVHLPTGEKTNISHIGSAIFLKDMEIKNILYDLWSGRVRGIGKESGSLYVVKDEHIARSLRQASVAAVQKLEVDGILWHKRLGHTSANVPTKYWGECITTAVYIINRLRSIILQGKSPYELLHHQKPSLEHLRVFGCLCYATTMIHGNKFSARAKPAMHLGYSDTQKGYKLLDLPSNHFFVCRGSVSFEHEPLQGHAADHTLEPLQTPAADHASEGEADTADDYDAVHEAHEDDEVDAVCENAPISHVEEGNVVDAVVSEQTSEPQQATHDEHTENDPAPGQSLDVECIDVVPEYVPSEIRGQERRSSGKSTKEPIWLQDYVTKNKAHNVALYPISDYLCYDQLSQACKSFVAKVSAFTEPQKHQETRDGLRQ, from the exons ATGCAAGTTAGACGAGGACAAGGCTACAAAGAGAAGAAGCCATTCATGAAATGTGACTACTGTAAGATGAATGGACACTTGAAAGAAAATTGCTACAAGTTGATAGGCTACCCTATAGATTTTAATGCTAAAAGGAAGGTTGTGGCCAATTGTGCAACTGGTAATGCTGGGCATGAGGAACATGCACACATGGCTGGAGGAAGAGCACATAATGATGGTCCTGCAGGAGGGCACTTCTTCACTGAGAATCAATATAGACAAATCCTGGATATGCTGAATAAAGATATCACAGTTCCACAAGTCAATATGGCAGGTATTACTAATGCACTAATGACTGATAAACCTAGTAAAGAATGGATAGTTAATTCTGGTGCGACTCATCACATAGCTGCTTCCCTAGATATACTACACTCTAAGACTGAGTTGAAAACTGGTAGAGATCAAGTTCATTTACCTACTGGTGAGAAGACAAATATATCTCACATTGGTAGTGCAATATTTCTTAAGGACATGGAGATTAAGAATATTTTATAT GACCTTTGGAGTGGCAGGGTGAGGGGAATTGGTAAGGAAAGTGGAAGCCTGTATGTGGTGAAGGATGAGCACATTGCTAGAAGTTTGAGGCAAGCATCGGTTGCAGCAGTCCAGAAACTAGAAGTAGATGGCATTCTTTGGCATAAAAGATTAGGTCACACCTCT GCAAATGTACCAACTAAGTACTGGGGAGAATGTATTACTACTGCTGTTTACATTATAAACAGGCTGCGTTCTATCATTCTGCAAGGCAAATCACCATATGAACTCCTACATCATCAGAAGCCTTCTCTTGAGCACTTAAGAGTTTTTGGTTGCTTGTGCTATGCCACCACTATGATACATGGCAACAAGTTCTCAGCAAGAGCCAAACCTGCTATGCACCTGGGCTATTCAGACACACAAAAGGGCTACAAGCTCTTGGACCTTCCATCTAATCATTTTTTTGTGTgcag GGGGAGTGTATCATTTGAGCATGAACCATTACAGGGACATGCTGCAGATCATACACTTGAACCATTGCAGACACCTGCTGCAGATCATGCATCTGAAGGTGAAGCTGATACAGCTGATGACTATGATGCAGTCCATGAAGCTCATGAAGATGATGAGGTTGATGCAGTTTGTGAAAATGCCCCCATTTCTCATGTTGAAGAAGGCAATGTTGTTGATGCTGTAGTATCTGAACAAACATCTGAACCTCAACAAGCTACACATGATGAGCATACAGAAAATGATCCTGCACCAGGCCAATCTCTAGATGTTGAATGCATAGATGTTGTACCTGAATATGTACCCTCAGAAATCAGAGGTCAAGAACGAAGAAGTTCTGGCAAAAGCACCAAAGAACCTATATGGTTACAAGATTATGTTACCAAGAACAAAGCACATAATGTGGCACTATATCCTATTTCAGACTATCTGTGTTATGATCAGCTTTCACAGGCCTGCAAAAGCTTTGTGGCAAAGGTCTCAGCATTCACAGAACCACAGAAGCATCAAGAGACAAGAGATGGGCTGAGGCAATGA